One window from the genome of Candidatus Manganitrophaceae bacterium encodes:
- the glnD gene encoding [protein-PII] uridylyltransferase: MDPSPNILNDLRSHFLEKQKEIRAFHNQGGAGLRVVEALSDLADHLLLRGFQTINPTLVQEWGGAMVPIGGYGRRELSPASDIDLMFLFPEGRPLQAGKLASELLPFFWDLGYKIGHSVRNVEECIAAAKQDPLIATSLLESRLLTGDRALFQQFHEAFFSKVVGKNLKGFLAALNEGREAGRKEFGATPYLLEPNLKQSPGGLRDIHHLRWVALARYRTNSLAQLFQWGLLSNAEYSSLTTALDFLWRIRNQLHFQAGKASDHLTMELQEELAPFFHFENRRDLMRQYYILTGWVIEISDRFIRDAFPASRWNKWRRTWQTRQVAPGFQLVSEEIVPQAENLFQFFAKDENLFQIFLLAKEHHARIPGPILEVLHQVAEQERDRPVSPEGAQRFRSILARPGGIADTLRLMHRTHVLWRIIPEFGRINRLVQESRSHFFTVDEHSFRAVEEAERLAAESGPIGKIYAGIQRKDLLHLGLLLHDVGKGRPEDHSEIGATIAEAVGTQLGYTEDDRSLLIFLVRRHLILSEVALYRDFSNEPILLQFAKEVARPETLKKLFILTCADIRAVGPGTWTTWKGELLLKLYQEAISILAGEASDPEDQKTAAILTRLRQEAKGKYPEVWLEETLAALTPRYLLATPFEKVLVDLSAFFHLLIDPIHVGARPLPELGMTEYTLYTYDQITPGLFSKMTGVLAAKGLQIMAAQVFTQTNGFVVDTFQVIDPDYTGAVPPERVETISQEVRNVLTGKETIAKLFARGERFRLQKSRPPAVSVRVELDNDSSHHFTIIDIFAPDRRGLLYAIAKTLFDLELSVHSAKIATRLDQIVDVFYVQGPDHGKITDPEQIHAVKEQLTLEIEQVFSIKEGK; the protein is encoded by the coding sequence ATGGATCCGTCCCCCAATATACTCAATGATCTTCGGAGCCATTTTCTAGAAAAACAGAAGGAGATCCGCGCCTTTCACAATCAAGGCGGGGCCGGTCTGCGGGTGGTCGAAGCCCTCTCCGATTTGGCGGATCATCTTCTGTTAAGAGGCTTCCAAACGATCAATCCGACGCTCGTCCAGGAGTGGGGAGGGGCGATGGTGCCGATCGGCGGTTACGGCCGCCGAGAGCTCTCGCCGGCCTCCGACATCGATCTGATGTTCCTCTTCCCGGAAGGCCGGCCGCTGCAGGCAGGAAAGCTCGCCTCCGAGCTCCTCCCCTTTTTTTGGGATCTCGGATATAAAATCGGCCACAGCGTTCGGAACGTAGAAGAGTGCATCGCCGCCGCGAAACAGGACCCTCTCATCGCCACCTCGCTTCTGGAATCGCGCCTTCTCACCGGCGACCGGGCGCTCTTCCAACAGTTTCATGAAGCGTTCTTCTCCAAGGTGGTCGGAAAAAATTTAAAGGGATTTCTGGCCGCCCTCAATGAGGGAAGAGAGGCCGGTCGGAAGGAGTTCGGCGCGACCCCCTATCTGTTGGAGCCGAACTTAAAACAAAGCCCCGGCGGGCTGCGGGACATTCACCACCTTCGCTGGGTGGCGCTCGCCCGGTACCGGACCAATTCGCTTGCACAGCTCTTTCAGTGGGGGCTCCTCTCCAATGCGGAATATTCGAGCCTGACCACCGCGCTCGACTTCCTCTGGCGCATTCGAAATCAGCTTCACTTTCAGGCGGGAAAAGCCTCGGATCATTTGACGATGGAACTGCAGGAAGAGCTCGCCCCGTTCTTTCATTTCGAAAACCGACGCGATCTGATGCGGCAATATTACATCCTGACCGGATGGGTGATCGAAATTTCCGACCGGTTTATCCGGGACGCCTTTCCGGCCAGCCGGTGGAATAAATGGCGTCGGACCTGGCAGACCCGCCAGGTCGCCCCCGGCTTTCAGCTCGTCTCCGAGGAGATCGTCCCGCAGGCGGAGAACCTCTTTCAATTTTTCGCGAAGGATGAAAACCTCTTTCAGATTTTCCTCCTCGCCAAAGAGCATCATGCCCGAATCCCCGGCCCGATCCTCGAAGTGCTGCACCAGGTGGCCGAACAGGAGCGGGACCGGCCGGTCTCGCCCGAAGGGGCCCAACGCTTCCGAAGCATTCTTGCCAGGCCGGGCGGAATCGCCGACACGCTGCGTCTGATGCACCGGACGCATGTTCTCTGGCGGATCATCCCGGAGTTCGGCCGGATCAACCGCCTGGTCCAGGAGAGCCGATCCCATTTCTTCACCGTCGATGAGCACAGCTTCCGTGCTGTGGAAGAGGCGGAGCGGCTGGCCGCCGAGAGCGGACCGATCGGGAAGATCTACGCCGGAATTCAGCGGAAAGATCTCCTCCACCTCGGCCTTCTTTTGCACGATGTCGGCAAGGGGCGGCCGGAAGATCATAGTGAAATCGGGGCGACAATCGCCGAGGCGGTCGGCACACAGCTCGGTTATACCGAAGATGATCGATCCCTGCTGATCTTTTTGGTCCGCCGTCACCTGATTCTCTCCGAGGTGGCCCTCTATCGCGATTTTTCCAATGAACCGATTCTTTTGCAATTTGCCAAAGAGGTGGCCCGACCGGAGACGCTGAAGAAGCTCTTTATCTTGACCTGCGCCGACATCCGGGCGGTCGGCCCCGGCACCTGGACCACCTGGAAGGGAGAGCTGCTGCTGAAACTCTACCAAGAGGCGATCTCGATCCTGGCTGGCGAGGCGTCCGATCCGGAAGATCAAAAAACCGCCGCCATCTTGACCCGGCTCCGCCAGGAGGCAAAAGGAAAATATCCGGAGGTCTGGCTGGAGGAGACGCTCGCCGCCTTGACCCCCCGCTATCTTCTGGCGACGCCGTTTGAAAAAGTTTTGGTCGATCTCTCCGCTTTTTTTCACCTGCTGATCGATCCGATCCATGTCGGGGCGCGCCCTCTGCCCGAGCTGGGGATGACGGAGTATACCCTCTATACCTATGACCAGATCACGCCGGGCCTCTTCTCCAAGATGACCGGGGTCTTGGCCGCAAAAGGGCTCCAGATTATGGCGGCGCAGGTCTTCACACAGACCAACGGCTTTGTCGTCGACACCTTTCAAGTGATCGACCCGGACTATACCGGAGCGGTGCCGCCCGAGCGGGTCGAGACGATCTCACAGGAGGTCCGCAACGTCCTGACCGGCAAGGAGACGATTGCAAAGCTCTTTGCCCGAGGGGAGCGATTTCGCCTGCAGAAGAGCCGGCCGCCGGCCGTGTCGGTGCGGGTGGAGCTCGACAACGACAGCTCGCATCACTTTACCATCATCGATATTTTTGCCCCCGACCGGAGGGGCCTTCTTTATGCCATCGCCAAGACCCTCTTCGACCTGGAGCTCTCGGTCCACTCGGCGAAGATCGCCACCCGACTCGATCAGATCGTCGACGTATTTTACGTACAAGGTCCCGATCATGGGAAGATCACCGACCCGGAGCAAATCCATGCGGTGAAAGAGCAACTCACGCTGGAGATCGAGCAGGTTTTTTCAATTAAGGAAGGAAAGTAA
- a CDS encoding sodium:proton antiporter — MVFGFALILSMILIPQAAFAAGSGEGSGPPLWMALPFVLLLAAIALGPTVGQRWWGKYYHAFSFALVGLVVLFYLPSPDGARPLLHAASDYLSFIILIGALFVISSGIWIQINRPATPLLNTLLLLSGALLSNLLGTTGASMLLIRPYLSINRGRLHGYHLAFFIFIVSNIGGLLTPIGDPPLFLGYLKGIPFFWVVRAVWPIWLWAIGFLLTLFFLIDLTAARRAARLGLVPETRVTEPLRIEVVGKHQFLLLAIIIGAIFLESPIREGIILAAAALSYSTASNQAYEGNQFSFAPLKEVAILFFAIFTTMAPALEWLSAHSGELGLVQPGHFFWGSGLLSSVLDNAPTYLNFFTIISGRHPTSTLEALLVSNGIFIQAISVGSVFFGANTYIGNGPNFMVKSVAEQAGMIPPTFMGYMVRYAFPILVPLYLFIWILFFRGV, encoded by the coding sequence ATGGTCTTTGGGTTCGCTCTCATTCTCTCGATGATCTTGATCCCGCAGGCGGCTTTCGCCGCCGGGAGCGGCGAAGGGAGCGGCCCGCCGCTCTGGATGGCGCTGCCGTTCGTTCTTCTGCTGGCCGCGATCGCGCTTGGCCCGACGGTGGGACAGCGATGGTGGGGAAAATATTATCATGCCTTCTCCTTTGCATTGGTCGGCCTCGTCGTTTTATTTTACCTTCCCTCTCCGGACGGGGCGCGTCCGCTGCTGCACGCCGCCTCCGACTATCTCTCCTTCATCATTCTGATCGGCGCGCTCTTTGTGATCAGCAGCGGCATCTGGATTCAGATCAATCGTCCGGCAACCCCGCTCCTCAACACCCTCCTCCTTCTCTCCGGCGCGCTCTTGTCGAATCTGCTCGGGACGACCGGCGCGTCGATGCTCCTGATCCGTCCCTACCTCTCGATCAACCGGGGACGCCTGCACGGCTACCACCTCGCCTTTTTTATTTTCATCGTCAGCAACATCGGCGGCCTCCTCACCCCGATCGGAGACCCTCCGCTCTTTCTCGGCTATCTCAAAGGGATTCCCTTTTTCTGGGTGGTCCGGGCCGTTTGGCCGATCTGGCTCTGGGCAATCGGGTTCCTCCTCACCCTCTTCTTCCTGATCGATTTGACCGCCGCGCGCCGGGCCGCCCGCCTCGGTCTCGTACCGGAAACCCGAGTGACGGAACCGCTTCGGATCGAGGTCGTCGGGAAACACCAATTTTTACTCTTGGCGATCATCATCGGAGCGATCTTCCTGGAGAGCCCGATTCGAGAAGGGATCATTCTGGCCGCCGCCGCTCTGTCATACTCGACCGCCTCGAACCAGGCCTACGAAGGAAACCAGTTTTCCTTCGCCCCCCTCAAGGAGGTCGCCATTCTCTTCTTCGCCATCTTCACCACCATGGCGCCGGCGCTGGAGTGGCTCTCCGCCCATTCCGGCGAGTTGGGTCTGGTGCAGCCGGGCCATTTTTTCTGGGGGAGCGGTCTCCTCTCTTCGGTCCTGGACAATGCCCCGACCTATCTTAATTTCTTTACCATCATTTCGGGGCGCCACCCGACCTCCACGCTGGAGGCCCTCCTCGTCTCCAACGGGATTTTCATTCAAGCGATCTCCGTCGGATCGGTTTTTTTTGGTGCGAACACTTACATAGGCAATGGACCCAATTTCATGGTAAAATCGGTTGCGGAACAGGCCGGAATGATTCCGCCGACCTTCATGGGATATATGGTTCGCTATGCCTTCCCGATCTTGGTTCCCCTATATCTCTTCATCTGGATTCTCTTCTTTCGAGGCGTCTGA
- a CDS encoding P-II family nitrogen regulator: MKKVEAIIKPFKLEEVKKALSDIGIYGMTITEVKGFGRQKGHKEQYRGAEYTIEFVPKIKVEIALSDDEEEKVVATIMAAAKTGTIGDGKIFVTPLGEAVRIRTGETGEAAL; the protein is encoded by the coding sequence ATGAAAAAGGTAGAGGCAATCATCAAACCTTTCAAATTGGAAGAGGTCAAGAAGGCCCTTTCGGATATCGGCATTTATGGAATGACGATCACAGAGGTGAAAGGGTTCGGCCGTCAAAAGGGCCATAAAGAGCAATATCGGGGGGCCGAATATACGATCGAATTCGTCCCGAAGATTAAGGTGGAGATTGCCCTCTCCGATGACGAAGAGGAGAAGGTGGTCGCCACGATCATGGCCGCCGCCAAAACCGGAACCATCGGCGATGGAAAGATCTTCGTCACCCCCTTGGGCGAGGCGGTCCGGATTCGAACGGGAGAAACCGGCGAGGCCGCCCTTTAA